In the genome of Pieris napi chromosome 16, ilPieNapi1.2, whole genome shotgun sequence, one region contains:
- the LOC125057264 gene encoding uncharacterized protein LOC125057264, producing the protein MNRSTSCSDISLDSLEDNFKNKSIHKEKSYEEQVETILVPFYENDVLIRVPRLSKEKKCNQKNRDRKNSKFKKEPEPQSYLINKNLQNNKKCSYLDIFRKQFVPNSLGKKKQTEEIRSISPQVGDTETGSLDDEGNNNESEFYNTEAYNDVYYEQLINQDMEYYLDQSLEELQLSQDLEIKLEDDDNNLKSVSEVTQPRRERGRVQPLHNMKLGGLGPDMENIRPRLERARSLQRYSEKVRMANRLRIYKKAVEEDKETQRQASAKNSQSARNRSAEEKNTYLINKNMKEKSSLVKKIYHGKSKSASVQNSKTRENRQPNETNDKREQIPKKSAKNVHIKKNENCSGKVRIKSIKIDKGTDTDDKQHRNEKTRPMEINFLVNIDAGLRPSSALRNLEEKHRQYQEKVKTFSTDYRND; encoded by the coding sequence ATGAATAGGTCTACTTCTTGTAGTGATATCTCTTTAGATAGTTTAGaagacaattttaaaaataaatcgataCATAAGGAGAAATCGTATGAGGAGCAGGTGGAAACAATACTTGTCCCTTTTTATGAAAATGACGTCCTAATAAGAGTACCCAGGTTgtcaaaagaaaagaaatgCAATCAGAAAAACCGAGATAGGAAAAAcagcaaatttaaaaaagaaccCGAACCTCAGAGCTATTTAATCAACAAAAActtacaaaacaataaaaaatgcaGTTACTTAGACATATTTCGCAAGCAATTCGTCCCAAATTCACTCGGCAAAAAGAAACAGACTGAAGAAATACGTTCTATATCGCCTCAAGTTGGTGACACTGAAACCGGAAGCCTGGATGATGAAGGAAATAATAACGAGTCAGAATTTTATAACACAGAGGCATATAACGATGTTTATTATGAACAACTTATCAACCAAGATatggaatattatttagatcagTCTTTAGAAGAACTGCAGCTTTCTCAAGATCTAGAAATCAAGTTGGAAGATGATGATAATAATCTTAAAAGCGTATCTGAAGTGACGCAACCACGGCGAGAACGAGGACGAGTTCAGCCTCTGCACAACATGAAACTTGGTGGTTTGGGCCCAGATATGGAAAACATCAGACCAAGATTAGAAAGAGCTAGAAGTTTACAACGATACTCAGAAAAAGTAAGAATGGCAAATCGTcttagaatttataaaaaagcgGTTGAAGAGGATAAAGAGACCCAACGACAAGCTTCGGCTAAAAATTCTCAATCTGCGAGAAATAGAAGTGCAGAAGAGAAAAACACTTatctgataaataaaaatatgaaagaaaaatCGTCGTTAGTAAAAAAGATTTACCACGGCAAGTCTAAATCGGCAAGTGTGCAAAACTCAAAAACAAGGGAAAACAGACAACCAAACGAAACAAATGATAAACGGGAacaaataccaaaaaaatCGGCAAAGAATgtgcatattaaaaaaaatgaaaattgtaGTGGAAAGGTACGAATTAAAAGTATCAAAATAGACAAAGGTACGGACACTGATGATAAACAACATCGAAACGAAAAGACGAGGCCCATGGAAATCAATTTCCTTGTCAATATAGATGCGGGATTAAGACCATCTAGCGCTTTGCGAAATTTGGAAGAAAAACATAGACAATATCAAGAGaaagtaaaaacatttagTACGGATTATAGAAACGATTAA